A part of Streptomyces sp. NBC_01235 genomic DNA contains:
- a CDS encoding Cgl0159 family (beta/alpha)8-fold protein, which yields MTTVDVSELVRLRTQYPEAIAEAAARRPRRPLLGDSGRLMIVAADHPARGALGVGENKLAMANRADLLERLVLALSRPGVDGVLATADILDDLLLLGALDGKVVMGSLNRGGLQGSVFELDDRFTGHRPEDIERLNFDAGKLLLRIDYDDPGSLTTLESTARAIDDMAARKLPLFVEPFISRRTPEGKVSNDLSAEAVTKSIAIASGLGGTSAYTWLKVPVTDNPDDMAEVMETSTLPAVLLGGEVGGTVEEQARAYEKWRGALQLPTVRGLVVGRSLLYPADGDVAAAVDTAVGLL from the coding sequence GTGACGACCGTCGACGTCTCCGAACTCGTCCGGCTGCGCACGCAGTACCCCGAGGCGATCGCCGAGGCGGCCGCCCGCCGCCCGCGCAGGCCGCTGCTGGGCGACTCCGGGCGCCTGATGATCGTCGCCGCCGACCACCCGGCCCGTGGCGCGCTCGGCGTCGGCGAGAACAAGCTGGCCATGGCCAACCGCGCCGACCTGCTCGAACGTCTGGTGCTGGCGCTGTCCCGCCCCGGTGTGGACGGCGTCCTCGCGACCGCCGACATCCTGGACGACCTGCTGCTCCTCGGCGCCCTCGACGGCAAGGTCGTCATGGGCTCGCTGAACCGGGGCGGCCTGCAGGGCTCCGTCTTCGAGCTGGACGACCGGTTCACCGGTCACCGCCCCGAGGACATCGAGCGCCTGAACTTCGACGCGGGCAAGCTGCTCCTGCGCATCGACTACGACGACCCGGGCTCCCTCACCACCCTGGAGTCCACGGCCCGCGCCATCGACGACATGGCCGCCCGTAAACTCCCCCTCTTCGTCGAGCCCTTCATCAGCCGGCGCACCCCCGAGGGCAAGGTGAGCAACGACCTCAGTGCCGAGGCCGTCACCAAGTCGATCGCCATCGCCTCGGGCCTGGGCGGCACCTCGGCCTACACCTGGCTGAAGGTCCCCGTCACCGACAACCCCGACGACATGGCCGAGGTCATGGAGACCTCCACGCTGCCCGCCGTCCTGCTGGGCGGCGAGGTCGGTGGCACCGTCGAGGAACAGGCCAGGGCGTACGAGAAGTGGCGCGGGGCGCTGCAACTCCCCACCGTCCGGGGCCTGGTGGTCGGCCGCTCGCTGCTGTACCCGGCCGACGGGGACGTCGCCGCCGCCGTGGACACCGCCGTAGGACTGCTGTGA
- the iolB gene encoding 5-deoxy-glucuronate isomerase, whose translation MTNTEPHTTKKDLYIPRGATADAHYALDIDPKRAGWGYSSLRIVELAPGGTHTFTTGDSEWIVLPLEGGCAVQTDGKEFQLLGRETVFASVSDFAYVPRDSQAMIASGAGGRFALAGAKCERQLPARYGPAPEVPVEERGSGNCARLVRNFASADAFDCDRLIAVEVITPGGNWSSYPPHKHDEYRPGEEAELEEIYYFEIDGPHGFGYQRVSPSREGGSDVLAEVRSGDAVLVPDGWHGPAIAQPGHAMYYLNVMAGPGETREWRICFHPDHVESTGGYR comes from the coding sequence ATGACGAACACAGAGCCGCACACCACGAAGAAGGACCTGTACATCCCGCGCGGCGCCACTGCCGACGCCCACTACGCGCTCGACATCGACCCCAAGCGGGCCGGCTGGGGCTACAGCAGCCTGCGGATCGTCGAGCTGGCGCCGGGTGGCACGCACACCTTCACCACGGGCGACAGTGAGTGGATCGTGCTTCCCCTCGAAGGCGGATGTGCCGTACAAACAGACGGAAAAGAGTTCCAACTCCTGGGCAGGGAAACGGTGTTCGCGTCGGTCTCCGACTTCGCGTACGTTCCCCGCGACTCCCAGGCCATGATCGCCTCCGGCGCGGGAGGCCGCTTCGCCCTGGCAGGAGCGAAGTGCGAGCGACAACTCCCCGCCCGCTACGGCCCCGCGCCGGAGGTCCCCGTCGAAGAGCGCGGCAGCGGCAACTGCGCCCGTCTGGTGCGCAACTTCGCCTCCGCCGACGCCTTCGACTGCGACAGGCTGATCGCCGTCGAGGTGATCACCCCCGGCGGCAACTGGTCCTCGTACCCGCCGCACAAGCACGACGAGTACCGGCCGGGCGAGGAGGCCGAGCTCGAGGAGATCTACTACTTCGAGATCGACGGCCCGCACGGCTTCGGCTACCAGCGCGTGTCCCCTTCGCGCGAGGGCGGATCCGACGTCCTCGCCGAGGTCCGCTCCGGTGACGCCGTCCTCGTCCCCGACGGCTGGCACGGCCCGGCCATCGCCCAGCCCGGGCACGCCATGTACTACCTGAACGTCATGGCCGGACCCGGCGAGACACGGGAGTGGCGGATCTGCTTCCACCCGGACCACGTAGAAAGCACAGGGGGTTACCGATGA